Genomic window (bacterium):
TATTTTGTAACGCATCTTGGAAATTACTAATTACCAATTTCTAATTACTAATAAAACTTTAAATGACTAATGACTAAATACTTTTGGACATTGGGATTTTGGTATTAGACATTGATTAGAAATTAGGTATTAGATATTAGAAATTCTTTTTAAATAAGAGTCCCCAATGATCGTTCGTTGTAATAATTTCTTTATCTAAATTAAAACCAAGCCCTGCTACTATTTGCTGACATTCTGCCTTAGAAAATTTGTAACCGGCTTCTTTTGTGCCAAAAAGAGAGGTTGGTTCCCAATCTATAACAACCAATTCCCCGCCAATTTTTAAAACCCGGTGAGCTTCTTTTATTATTTCTAACTTTTTTTGGGATTGAAACAAAATATTTGTAAGCAGTGCCACATCCTGGCTGGAGTCGTTAAGTTTAGAACTGCCCCAAACCTCTAAATCGCCCCTGACATAATTTATATTAAAAAGTCCGCGTGATTGCGCCGCAGACTTTAGCGTATCTAACTTGCCCTGCAAAACATCTATAGCCGTAACCGAACCGGTATCGCCCACGATCGCCGCAATAAGCAAAGCAAAATAACCCGAACCAGAACCAAAATCGGCCACATTGTAGCCCGTTTTAATATTTAAACTAGAAATTATAGTGTCTGGATTTAAAAATCCGCCTTGGGGAATCATCTAGCTTTTAGCTTTTAGCTTTTAGCTTTCTAGGGAATTTCCTAAAAAGCTGAGAAGCTAGAAAGCTATTTTATAATGTTGTCGTTGAGCCTATCTGATCGCCATCTTTTAGCTTCATCACTCTGACGCCTTGCGTGGCGCGCCCTAAAACAGAAATATCTTTTAAGGGAGTTCGGATTAGCTGGCCTTTTTTAGAAATTACTATCAAATCCTCTTGTTCCGGATCAAGAATCTTAGCCGAAACTATTTCGCCTGTTTTGGGTGTAACTTTAGCCGTTTTTATGCCCGAACCAGCTCGCTTTTGACGTTTATACAGCTTAACGGGCGTTCTTTTGGCATAACCCTTAGCTAGCACCACCAGCATTTGCGCATCTTTATTTTGCGAACTAATTACATCGGCTCCCGCAATTAAATCGCCATTTTTTAGCCTCATCGCATTAACACCGCTGGCGTTTCGGCCCATATCGCGAACATCATTTTCGGAAAACTTTATAGCCTGCCCCTTTTGGGTAACTAAAATAATTTCGTCCTTACCCGAAGTTAACTTAACCCAATCCAGCTCGTCATCTTTACGGAGCTTGATGGCAATTAAACCAGACCGCCTGACGTTAGCAAAATCTGCAACCTCTGTTTTCTTAATTATACCACTGCGGGTTATCATAACTAAAAACCTGCCAGCCTCGTTTGACGAGATTTTTGATTTCTTGATGTCGAATTTCACCGGCACAATCGCCGTAATGACTTCTTCTTGAGCAATTTCTAAAAAGTTAACCAAAGCCCTGCCCTTAGAAGTTCTAGTGGCTACTGGGATCTCGTGAACTTTAGCCAGAAATACTTTGCCGGTAGAGG
Coding sequences:
- a CDS encoding methyltransferase domain-containing protein, with amino-acid sequence MIPQGGFLNPDTIISSLNIKTGYNVADFGSGSGYFALLIAAIVGDTGSVTAIDVLQGKLDTLKSAAQSRGLFNINYVRGDLEVWGSSKLNDSSQDVALLTNILFQSQKKLEIIKEAHRVLKIGGELVVIDWEPTSLFGTKEAGYKFSKAECQQIVAGLGFNLDKEIITTNDHWGLLFKKNF